Proteins encoded within one genomic window of Lampris incognitus isolate fLamInc1 chromosome 19, fLamInc1.hap2, whole genome shotgun sequence:
- the agtr1b gene encoding type-1 angiotensin II receptor A, whose protein sequence is MQNITPGAADGIDLKCGLSGSHEFIFTMVPVVYGCNFVIGIVGNSMVVAVIYRYMKLKTVANVFVLNLAISDLTFLITLPMWATFTATGYHWPFGGFLCKASAGLVIFNLYTSIFFLTALSVDRYLAIVHPVKSRRFRTVAYARITCVLIWLFAFLLSVPTALTRNVHNITNTNTTVCGILHPKDENTMKHKDLLLAISLMKSLLGFLVPFLIIITCYCLIGRALLGARLIQKSARSRDDEVLRMLAAAVLAFFLCWVPHQVFHFMQVLTQLGVLGHCAILEIIDTAMPLTICIAYFNSCVNPILYGFVGHNFRKNLLRLLRCSPGGVADTHPSISSKMSALSYRASEALTLTAKNKASSDVK, encoded by the coding sequence atgcagAATATAACACCGGGAGCAGCAGATGGGATCGATCTGAAGTGCGGCCTGTCTGGGAGCCATGAGTTCATCTTCACCATGGTACCCGTCGTCTATGGCTGTAACTTTGTCATCGGCATTGTGGGGAACAGCATGGTGGTGGCTGTCATTTACCGCTACATGAAGCTCAAGACAGTGGCCAACGTTTTTGTGCTCAACCTTGCCATTTCCGACCTCACCTTCCTCATCACCCTGCCCATGTGGGCGACCTTCACAGCCACAGGCTACCACTGGCCCTTTGGAGGATTCCTGTGCAAGGCCAGTGCAGGCCTGGTGATTTTCAACCTCTACACCAGCATCTTCTTCCTCACCGCGCTCAGCGTTGACCGCTACCTGGCCATTGTCCACCCAGTGAAGTCGCGGCGATTTCGCACCGTGGCGTATGCGCGCATCACCTGCGTGCTCATCTGGCTCTTCGCCTTCCTGCTGAGCGTGCCCACGGCGCTGACCCGGAACGTTCACAACATAACAAACACCAACACCACGGTGTGCGGCATCCTGCACCCAAAGGACGAAAACACCATGAAGCACAAGGACCTACTGTTGGCCATCAGCCTGATGAAAAGCCTGCTGGGATTCCTGGTGCccttcctcatcatcatcacctgCTACTGCCTCATTGGACGGGCACTGCTGGGCGCGAGGCTCATCCAGAAGAGCGCCCGGTCCCGGGACGACGAAGTTCTGCGCATGCTGGCGGCTGCTGTGCTGGCCTTCTTCCTGTGCTGGGTGCCCCATCAGGTTTTCCACTTCATGCAGGTGCTGACACAGCTGGGGGTGCTGGGGCACTGCGCCATTCTTGAAATCATTGACACCGCCATGCCCTTGACCATCTGCATCGCCTACTTCAACAGCTGCGTCAACCCCATCCTCTATGGCTTCGTGGGGCACAACTTTCGTAAGAACCTACTCCGCCTGTTGCGCTGCTCACCGGGCGGGGTGGCAGACACGCACCCTAGCATTAGCTCCAAGATGAGTGCTCTCTCCTACCGGGCCTCCGAGGCGCTGACCCTAACGGCCAAAAACAAGGCCTCCTCTGATGTGAAGTGA